In one window of Rhodothermus sp. DNA:
- a CDS encoding glycine C-acetyltransferase: MSHPLSWIDEELAALQEAGLYTHIRTIESPQGAWLTVDGRRVLNFCSNNYLGLANHPRLVEAARRAMEQYGVGPGAVRTIAGTMALHVELERRLAEFKGVEAAITFQSGFAANLATIPAIVGREDVIFSDQLNHASIIDGCRLSRAKIIAYPHNDVDALEDLIKAHGPQYRRKLIVTDGVFSMDGDIAPLPRLAELAKRYGCILMVDDAHGEGVLGRGGRGIVDHFDLHGVVDIEVGTMSKAFGVMGGVVAGSRRLVEWLRQRGRPFLFSSAMTVPDVAACLAAIDLLEESTELVDRLWDNARYFKKSMQQLGFDTGKSETPITPIMLGEAPLAQEFSRRLFEEGVFAMAIGYPTVPKGAARIRVMPSAAHTREDLDFAIRAFEKVGRELGVLVA, encoded by the coding sequence ATGAGCCATCCACTGAGCTGGATCGATGAAGAGCTGGCTGCGCTCCAAGAAGCCGGCCTTTACACGCATATCCGGACCATCGAATCTCCACAGGGTGCCTGGCTGACCGTCGATGGCAGGCGGGTGTTGAACTTCTGCTCGAACAACTATCTGGGGCTGGCCAATCATCCCCGTCTGGTGGAAGCCGCCCGCAGGGCCATGGAACAGTATGGCGTTGGGCCCGGAGCCGTGCGCACGATTGCCGGTACGATGGCGCTGCACGTGGAGCTGGAACGACGGCTGGCTGAATTTAAAGGCGTGGAGGCCGCCATCACGTTCCAGAGCGGCTTTGCAGCCAACCTGGCTACGATTCCGGCGATTGTGGGCCGAGAGGATGTGATCTTCAGCGATCAGCTCAACCACGCCAGCATCATCGACGGCTGCCGCCTGAGCCGCGCCAAAATTATCGCCTATCCACACAATGACGTTGATGCACTGGAGGACCTGATCAAAGCCCACGGTCCGCAGTACCGTCGCAAGCTGATCGTGACCGATGGCGTCTTCAGCATGGATGGCGACATTGCCCCCCTGCCTCGCCTGGCCGAACTGGCCAAGCGCTACGGATGCATTCTGATGGTGGATGATGCCCATGGCGAAGGCGTGCTGGGCCGAGGCGGCCGGGGCATCGTCGATCACTTCGACCTGCACGGCGTGGTAGACATTGAGGTAGGAACCATGTCGAAGGCTTTTGGCGTGATGGGGGGCGTCGTGGCTGGCAGCCGACGACTGGTCGAATGGCTCCGCCAACGGGGCCGTCCCTTCCTGTTCTCCAGCGCCATGACCGTCCCTGATGTCGCCGCCTGCCTGGCCGCTATCGACCTGCTGGAGGAAAGCACCGAGCTGGTCGATCGTCTCTGGGATAACGCACGCTACTTCAAGAAAAGCATGCAGCAGCTGGGCTTCGATACGGGTAAAAGCGAAACCCCCATCACGCCGATCATGCTGGGCGAAGCACCACTGGCTCAGGAGTTCAGCCGGCGCCTGTTCGAAGAGGGCGTCTTCGCCATGGCGATCGGCTACCCGACTGTTCCGAAAGGAGCCGCACGCATTCGCGTCATGCCCAGCGCTGCGCACACGCGCGAGGATCTGGACTTTGCAATCCGCGCTTTTGAAAAAGTGGGTCGTGAGCTGGGTGTACTGGTAGCGTAA